TATCGAGCCTGAAGCAGCTATTCACAAGGGTGCTACGGACAGAAAGATAGTTGGAGATGCAGATATCCTTCTGTTCCCAGATATACATGCAGGTAACCTTGTATACAAGACACTTGTTCACACAACAAAGTGCAAGAACGGATGTATCATTACAGGTACAGATGCTCCTGTAATCCTCACATCGAGATCAGATACATTTGAGGTCAAGCTCAATTCAATAGCTCTAGCAGCCGTTGTAGCAGAGTCACTCAAGAAGAATAAATAATAAAATATAATAAACAATAAAAAGATACAGATCTGTGCATTAAAGAAAATGGAGGTTTTATAAAATGGCTTACAAGATTCTTATAATAAATCCAGGTTCAACATCAACAAAGATTGGTGTGTTCGAGGATGAGACACTTTTATTTGAAGAGACACTCAGACATACAACTGAGGAGCTGGCAGGATTCAACATGATAGTTGATCAGAAGGATTTCAGAAAGAAAGTTATCCTTGACGTGCTTGCAGAGAAGAATTTTGATATCAAGACACTTGATGTATGTGTAGGACGTGGTGGAATGCTCAAGCCTATCCCTGGTGGTACATATGCAGTAAGCGATGATCTTCTTGAGGATCTCAAGATAGGTAAGCAGGGACAGCATGCATCTAATCTTGGTGGTATACTTGCCAGAGAAATCGGAGATGAGCTTGGAGTTCCTTCATACATAGTTGACCCTGTGGTTGTAGATGAGCTTATGCCATCATCAAGACTTTCAGGAGTTCCAGAGCTTCCAAGAATCAGCGTATTCCACGCACTCAACCAGAAGGCAGTTGCAAAGAGATACGCAAAGGAGGTTGGCAAGAAGTATACAGACCTCAATCTTATCGTAGTACACATGGGCGGCGGTGTATCAGTTGGTGCACACGATCACGGTAAAGTTGTAGATGTGTACAATGCACTTGATGGTGACGGAGCATTTTCACCGGAGAGAGCTGGCGGTGTACCTTCAGGAGCTCTTGTAAAGATGTGTTTCTCCGGTGAGTATACACAGGCAGAGGTTATGAAGAAGCTTGTTGGTAAGGGCGGATTCAACGCATATATAGGAAGCAACGATGCAAGAGATCTTGAGAAGCTTGTGAACGATGGTGATGAGCATGCAAAGCTTGTTCAGGATGCATTTTATCAGCAGGTTGCAAAGGATATAGGCGGAATGGCTACAGTACTCCGCGGTAAGGTGGATCAGATCATCCTTACAGGTGGTATAGCTTATTCAAAGCATACATGCGAAGAACTTGAGAAGAGAGCTGGCTTCATAGCTCCATTTACAGTATATGCAGGTGAGGATGAGCTTCTCGCACTTGCACAGGGTGCACTCAGAGTCATGAACGGTGAAGAGGAGCCAATGAAGTACTAAAATTGAATTATAGCAGAAATTGCCATTATAAGATCCACCATATTGCTCATAATAGTAACAAGACGAAAGTCTTAAACATCTATAAATCATTTATATGGAGGTAATGGGAAATGGCAAGTTCAAACTCTAACAAGGCAAGTGTCCCAGAGGCAAAGAGTGCTATGAACAAGTTCAAGATGGAGGTAGCTAAGGAGATCGGTGTAGATCTTAAGGACGGCTACAATGGAGATTTAACTTCAGCTCAGTCTGGATCGATCGGAGGAGAGATGGTTCGTCAGATGATCAAGAGACAGGAAGAGCAGATGTCAGGCAGATAAGAGAAATCCGAATAGTCTGAAATAACCGTAAAAGTCTTCGTGAAAATTACGGAGAGAAAAAGGTCTGGTGTATTATGAATACATCAGGCTTTTTTCGTTAACAAAGTGAGACATAAAGCTGCAGGACGTCCAGAACTTTAACAACTTTATAGTATAATGTGCTAGACAATCATTTGCACATTATGATATAATCGATGATTGATGTGGACTTTTGTTTGCATTGATAATAAGAATAGGATAAATGGATGCTGCTTGAGTGCCTTAAAATAAATTATAAGAAAGGCTAAGGCACCATTTGCACATTTTAAGGAGGAAATAAAAAGATGAGTTTCACAGTAGAAAAGCTTGAGCACAGCATGGCAAAACTTACTATCACAGTTCCAGCAGAAGAGTTTGATAAGGCAATGGTAAAAGCTTACAACAAGAC
This sequence is a window from Coprococcus eutactus. Protein-coding genes within it:
- the buk gene encoding butyrate kinase, giving the protein MAYKILIINPGSTSTKIGVFEDETLLFEETLRHTTEELAGFNMIVDQKDFRKKVILDVLAEKNFDIKTLDVCVGRGGMLKPIPGGTYAVSDDLLEDLKIGKQGQHASNLGGILAREIGDELGVPSYIVDPVVVDELMPSSRLSGVPELPRISVFHALNQKAVAKRYAKEVGKKYTDLNLIVVHMGGGVSVGAHDHGKVVDVYNALDGDGAFSPERAGGVPSGALVKMCFSGEYTQAEVMKKLVGKGGFNAYIGSNDARDLEKLVNDGDEHAKLVQDAFYQQVAKDIGGMATVLRGKVDQIILTGGIAYSKHTCEELEKRAGFIAPFTVYAGEDELLALAQGALRVMNGEEEPMKY
- a CDS encoding alpha/beta-type small acid-soluble spore protein is translated as MASSNSNKASVPEAKSAMNKFKMEVAKEIGVDLKDGYNGDLTSAQSGSIGGEMVRQMIKRQEEQMSGR